One part of the Palaemon carinicauda isolate YSFRI2023 chromosome 23, ASM3689809v2, whole genome shotgun sequence genome encodes these proteins:
- the LOC137617320 gene encoding cuticlin-3-like, whose translation MLPAIIFLVLQVQWVTSESLVGTINDKGRALFAPNPQGMMPQLITLDVKCARSGMTVNLEFDRDFPGVIYSKGHFYDPNCNYVTIERSGKREFSFDVPIDGCGTVSQLEGSVRDKESYFENTIVIQNDALIQEEWDMARNIRCTWQHIIQKSVSSIPFKVYEPMKVPVQLDKRSVNTLMEIQKGTGPFSSPATGYVYMGDDTSIVIYVQDPSREFDANVISCNASSAGGTQVELLDSRGCLIRPDLLTQFAKTRKTNGVQADLMLYSYLKAFKIGESPEFVISCHLEVCEGECSEPCSGGPSPGRRKRQANGEEKPSAIVELQRGVVVVSKEQLQGESIGCWITTTMLIGLVTLLSVVLCLSTLSCFLVFQVKSLRYQLREKQPL comes from the exons ATGCTGCCAGCAATTATTTTCTTAGTACTGCAG GTACAATGGGTGACAAGCGAGAGTCTGGTTGGCACCATAAACGACAAAGGAAGAGCGCTCTTTGCACCCAATCCCCAGGGCATGATGCCCCAGCTAATCACCCTCGACGTCAAATGCGCCCGCTCGGGCATGACCGTCAACTTGGAATTCGACAGAGACTTCCCGGGGGTCATCTACTCCAAGGGGCATTTCTATGACCCAAATTGTAATTACGTCACTATAGAGAGATCCGGCAAAAGGGAGTTCTC GTTTGACGTGCCAATAGACGGTTGTGGCACCGTGAGCCAACTGGAGGGGTCGGTGAGGGATAAGGAGAGTTACTTCGAGAACACTATCGTCATCCAGAACGACGCTCTAATCCAAGAGGAGTGGGACATGGCCCGGAACATCCGATGCACCTGGCAACACATCATCCAGAAGAGCGTCTCATCCATACCGTTCAAAGTTTATGAACCGATGAAG GTCCCTGTGCAGCTTGATAAACGATCAGTAAACACCTTGATGGAAATCCAGAAAGGCACCGGTCCGTTTTCCAGCCCTGCTACAGGTTACGTTTACATGGGAGATGATACATCTATCGTCATTTACGTCCAAG ATCCCAGTCGTGAATTCGATGCCAACGTAATCTCTTGCAATGCCAGTTCAGCTGGAGGAACGCAGGTTGAACTCCTCGACTCCAGAGGATGCCTCATAAGGCCTGACCTCCTCACACAATTTGCCAAGACGAGGAAAACTAACGGCGTCCAAGCTGACCTCATGCTTTATTCTTATCTCAAG GCCTTCAAAATCGGTGAAAGCCCCGAGTTCGTCATATCATGCCACTTGGAGGTGTGTGAGGGCGAGTGTTCAGAACCCTGCAGCGGAGGGCCTTCCCCAGGCCGAAGGAAAAGGCAGGCGAATGGCGAAGAAAAGCCATCAGCTATCGTGGAACTTCAGAGGGGAGTGGTTGTAGTCTCGAAGGAACAGCTGCAAG GAGAAAGTATAGGCTGCTGGATCACGACAACAATGCTCATCGGATTAGTGACTTTGCTTTCGGTTGTCTTATGCTTGTCAACTCTATCCTGCTTCTTGGTGTTCCAAGTGAAGAGTCTTAGATACCAGCTACGGGAAAAACAGCCACTTTGA